A part of Plasmodium coatneyi strain Hackeri chromosome 8, complete sequence genomic DNA contains:
- a CDS encoding SICA antigen yields the protein MKEEKKGMNLPLLIHVFIFVFLLIDKECKDESGLCERANCVTKKWFQNRIGQSRNKQNWCTFWNPDVQGRLNELSKAMTNADTGEEGICKNIMQGGKEGTQHAEANRKACEYIVKGLKHIYEIQPHGDWQGEKDAAKKNKDNQIFDQTMGCLFLNAYADKLITAGTSCGITENIIGEAFNKGNAKKVTWCKSKRDSDCVDCTRQIGLTCTLNVSEDLLDTEKSEKCKEDKDNIERKVEKMLTSDTKIQRTLNSMCRDCSSKNKLCDRLECIAHNWFEDRIGATEGKRDWCTFWNPDAINRLKEISEKMMTVSEDISSLCENTVGKNVRLNAAGKKACQYIFAGLKGIYGMEENKTKENKKEARNNRLTEQTMYCLFLNEYSDMLIKKTAGHACPVTEEDIKKMFEEGNKQIDKWCQEGEGNCVECKREKDYKNCKLDVDTSLRNENEKCYKNKDNIEKEVEKMFTEGEKDKTNRPQIEKALTAINTINKDIPLCNRVKCIYYRWGENRKVNGGYQFWDMFWEPDVKNRLKEISEKIAAAKDATIDPLCESTGEKNTPLREEQKKACTYIVKGLEHIYKIEKGNVTQQDLVRKSQDEAQREKEDNLIFHRTFSCILLNIFADELEQKNNCITEPTIKNAFDAGNKKMGEWCVDKVNGNCVKCYRIADYKTCKIKDTDTNTIEYRMKEMLDPTKNRDPKVQGALSALSNLCQPSQQAAKPAATKPGSAKAAPPDGRSETSQGKSLQGVDDPLAFPPEDDGDDVDHTKSYLDEEEDYWQAKNKGTTHISIATITTVNPADPKITDTVKGPKGKNPNGQNDPASVTVSGDPGNNTQK from the exons atgaaagaagagaagaaaggaatgaatcTACCGCTACTCATTCatgtctttatttttgttttcctccttataGATAAGGAATGTAAAGACGAGAGTGGTTTATGTGAGCGAGCAAATTGTGTAACGAAGAAATGGTTTCAAAACAGAATAGGTCAAAGCCGGAACAAGCAAAACTGG tgtacattttggaaTCCGGACGTCCAGGGGAGACTGAATGAACTGTCTAAGGCTATGACCAATGCAGATACAGGAGAGGAGGGTATATGCAAGAACATTAtgcaagggggaaaggaggGTACACAGCATGCAGAAGCAAACAGAAAGGCCTGTGAATACATTGTGAAGGGATTAAAACATATTTACGAAATCCAACCACATGGGGATTggcagggggaaaaagatgctgcgaaaaaaaacaaggacAACCAAATATTTGATCAAACCATGGGCTGCCTTTTCCTAAACGCCTATGCAGATAAATTGATCACCGCAGGAACTTCCTGTGGAATCACTGAAAATATTATAGGGGAAGCatttaataaaggaaatgcGAAAAAAGTAACCTGGTGCAAAAGTAAGCGTGATAGTGATTGTGTTGATTGTACCAGGCAGATAGGTCTAACTTGCACATTAAACGTGAGTGAAGACCTGTTGGATAcagaaaaaagcgaaaaatgcAAGGAAGACAAAGACAATATAGAAAggaaagtagaaaaaatgctTACTAGCGATACCAAAATACAAAGAACTCTGAACAGCATGT gCAGAGATTGCAGCAGCAAGAATAAATTATGTGATCGTTTGGAGTGCATAGCACATAATTGGTTCGAGGACAGAATAGGTGCCACCGAAGGAAAACGGGACTGG tgtacattttggaaTCCAGATGCCATAAATAGACTGAAGGAAATATCTGAAAAAATGATGACAGTGAGCGAAGACATTAGTTCACTGTGCGAGAATACTGTTGGGAAGAACGTTAGACTGAATGCAGCAGGGAAGAAAGCATGTCAATACATTTTTGCAGGGTTAAAGGGCATTTATGgcatggaggaaaataagaCAAAGGAGAACAAGAAAGAAGCAAGGAATAATAGATTAACAGAACAAACCATGTACTGCCTATTCCTGAATGAATATTCAGATATGCTTATAAAGAAAACAGCGGGGCATGCGTGCCCCGTCACAGAAgaagacataaaaaaaatgtttgaagaaggaaataagcAGATTGATAAATGGTGTCAGGAGGGGGAGGGTAATTGCGTTGagtgcaaaagggaaaaggactATAAAAATTGCAAGTTAGACGTGGATACTTCCCTCCggaatgaaaatgaaaaatgctaTAAGAACAAagataatatagaaaaagaagtggagaaaatgttcacggagggggaaaaagacaaAACAAATAGACCGCAAATAGAGAAAGCTCTGACTGCTATAAATACTATAAATAAGGATATCCCCTTATGTAATCGTGTAAAGTGTATATACTATAGATGGGGTGAAAACAGGAAAGTTAACGGAGGGTACCAATTTTGG GATATGTTTTGGGAGCCCGACGTCAAGAACAGGCTGAAGGAAATATCTGAAAAAATAGCGGCGGCGAAAGACGCAACCATCGATCCTCTGTGTGAGAGCACTGGTGAGAAAAATACCCCCCTCCGTGAAGAACAGAAGAAGGCCTGCACTTACATTGTTAAAGGTTTAGAACACATctataaaattgaaaagggaaatgtaACGCAACAAGATTTAGTAAGAAAGAGCCAGGACGAAGCGCAAAGGGAGAAGGAGGATAACCTGATATTCCATCGAACTTTTTCTTGTATCTTACTGAATATATTCGCTGATGAATTGGAGCAAAAGAATAATTGTATTACTGAACCAACTATAAAGAATGCATTTGATgctggaaataaaaagatggGCGAATGGTGTGTGGATAAGGTTAATGGTAATTGTGTAAAGTGTTATAGGATTGCAGACTATAAAActtgcaaaataaaagataCAGACACGAATACAATAGAATATAGAATGAAAGAGATGCTCGACCCAACTAAGAACAGGGATCCAAAAGTACAGGGCGCTCTGTCTGCATTAAGCAACCTATGTCAACCTTCTCAACAAGCTGCCAAACCAGCTGCCACTAAACCTGGATCAGCAAAAGCGGCACCACCAGATGGGAGGAGTGAAACTTCACAAGGTAAGAGTCTACAAGGTGTCGATGATCCTCTAGCTTTCCCTCCCGAGGATGATGGTGATGATGTTGATCATACAAAAAGTTATCTagacgaagaagaggatTATTGGCAAGCTAAGAATAAGGGTACTACCCATATTTCCATTGCTACTATCACTACTGTTAATCCTGCAGATCCTAAAATTACGGACACTGTGAAAGGcccgaaggggaagaatccTAATGGGCAGAATGATCCTGCCTCTGTCACCGTTTCAGGTGATCCAGGTAATAATACGCAGAAGTAA
- a CDS encoding SICA antigen, with protein sequence MKVNELYFFLDKRRRRYKRAHQVRGPSSLEEQLPDHAVDQDDGSHEYTLVKERKPRRRPRRSPAKKPVSRRMIIDIHLEVLDECQREDKQLFQKDFFEILIREFIGSEFMKEENVPKEVVPKEVVPKEQVPRSDSGFREEDFVPE encoded by the exons atgaaggtgaATGAATTA tattttttccttgataaaagaagaagacgttacaaaagagctcatcaagtacgtggtccttcttccttagaagaACAACTCCCTGATCATGCGGTTGACCAGGATGATGGttcacatgaatataccttagtaaaggaacgaaaacctAGACGTCGGCCAAGAAGATCACCCGCAAAAAAACCAGTTAgccgccgcatgattattgatattcatttagaagtcttagacgaatgtcaaagggAGGACAAACAATTGTTTCAGaaggacttttttgaaattttgatTCGGGAGTTTATTGGAAGCGAAtttatgaaagaagaaaatgttcctaaggaagttgttcctaaggaagttgttcctaaggaacaggttccacgttcagattccgggtttagggaggaagattttGTTCCTGAgtaa
- a CDS encoding SICA antigen has protein sequence MEERKWKKEIEKGIKERERKKKKERKRKRKKEKERESMENGKGRKDERRKDEFCKEKGDLCERAQCVATKWFKNRKTASNQPQTWCTFWGNNDVGKLLKELSGAMTNADTGDHDLCKSIVQEKGDSPYMEANRKACEYIVKGLEHTYKIKEYGTWSGKDTDKKKKENQQFGQTMSCVLLNIYADLLKKKSQEQKCNVEENIIKQAFEKGKGQMDKWCKDKGNCIECKRQEIFDCKLDVDSGLWDAQGSKDCLAGKDDVENKVTEMLNEDTKVQRTLKSICKRNFFFSKLPPYHLTTTNLRRDCSSKNKLCDRLECIAHNWFEDRINTAEVKKTWCEFWNPDVKKRLKEISKKMVTGSATMDSLCERTVGKTTTLNAAGKKACGFITAGLKYIYGIKENADVANRKKARNNRLTEQTLYCLFLNEYANLLIEKTKGQVCPILEENIKEMFEKGNAKMDEWCLEGKKSGNDCVKCERDTSYKTCPLSVDSSLWTTTKSTGGPCDKDGTNVKGEVDGLLDTNQNKDQEVKQAVNAINTINKNNTLCDRVKCIYYRWGENRKDNGEPPWPQFWNPDVETRLKNLSEAITKKNGTYESLCENIQDGKSGPASEASKKACNFIVNGLKHIYNIQKGQDGSTQKKEDNQIFHRTFSCILLNALADEMEKKCSAIQDDIKEGINHAFQKSKDIKEQTHACNNEGDMCPVCERDKDYSSCRIQKSDGNTIKKRFDDMLNPNKNKDPKVKEVLEEIEKICPTRRELSRSETGNGAIPPRLPEPVPAPKEATDNEPKQTQAGKSAHPSKGTSRKVNCSGQIADAGANLDACFDDVNDLSIEPPVSILNEHHEATGKTGPLGELGTKPGTTTVTEIVSITNSGPGLTPTHADSQTPSTGTDTQTPSGSAAGTSTISTSAGKNTKNENKRKKGRVYIKKKRRKKRKEKIK, from the exons atggaagaaaggaaatggaagaaagaaatagagaaaggaataaaggaaagagaaagaaagaaaaagaaagaaagaaaaagaaaaagaaagaaggaaaaagaaagagaaagtatggagaatggaaaaggaagaaaagatgaaagaaggaagg ATGAATTctgtaaggaaaaaggtgaCTTATGTGAACGTGCCCAATGTGTAGCAACAAAATGGtttaaaaacagaaaaactGCAAGCAATCAACCGCAAACCTGG TGCACATTTTGGGGGAATAATGATGTTGGGAAATTATTGAAGGAACTGTCTGGGGCTATGACCAATGCAGATACAGGGGACCATGATCTATGCAAAAGCATTGTGCAGGAGAAAGGTGATTCACCATATATGGAAGCAAATAGAAAAGCTTGTGAATACATTGTTAAAGGTTtggaacacacatataagaTTAAGGAATATGGGACTTGGAGTGGGAAAGATACtgataaaaagaagaaggaaaaccaaCAATTTGGTCAAACTATGTCGTGTGTCTTACTGAATATTTATGCAGATCTTCTTAAGAAAAAATCACAGGAACAGAAATGTAATGTGGAAGAgaatataataaaacaagcatttgaaaaggggaaagggcaGATGGATAAGTGGTGTAAGGATAAGGGTAATTGTATTGAATGTAAGAGGCAAGAAATTTTTGATTGCAAATTGGACGTAGATAGCGGCCTGTGGGATGCACAAGGAAGCAAGGATTGCCTGGCAGGCAAAGATGATGTAGAAAACAAAGTAACAGAAATGCTTAATGAGGATACCAAAGTACAAAGAACTCTGAAGAGCATATGTAagcgaaatttttttttctcgaaactaccaccctaccacctaacaacgaCAAACCTAC gCAGAGATTGCAGCAGCAAGAATAAATTGTGCGATCGTTTGGAGTGCATAGCACATAATTGGTTCGAGGACAGAATAAATACTGCCGAGGTTAAGAAGACCTGG TGTGAATTTTGGAATCCGGACGTCAAGAAGAGACTGAAGGAAATATCTAAGAAAATGGTGACGGGGAGCGCAACCATGGATTCACTGTGCGAGAGAACTGTTGGAAAGACCACTACACTGAATGCAGCAGGGAAGAAAGCTTGTGGGTTCATTACTGCTGGGTTAAAGTACATTTATGGCATTAAGGAAAATGCGGACGTGGCAAACAGGAAGAAAGCAAGAAATAATAGATTAACAGAACAAACCCTGTACTGTCTGTTCCTGAATGAATATGCAAATCTCCTCatagaaaaaacaaagggaCAAGTCTGTCCCATcttagaagaaaatataaaagaaatgttcGAAAAAGGCAATGCAAAGATGGATGAATGGTGTTtggagggaaagaagagtGGTAATGATTGTGTTAAATGTGAAAGGGATACAAGTTATAAAACTTGCCCATTAAGCGTGGACAGTTCTCTATGGACAACAACTAAAAGCACAGGTGGACCATGCGACAAAGACGGAACTAATGTGAAGGGGGAGGTGGATGGGTTGCTCGACACAAATCAGAACAAAGATCAAGAAGTGAAGCAAGCTGTGAATGCTATAAATACTATAAATAAGAACAATACCTTATGTGATCGtgtaaaatgtatatactATAGGTGGGGTGAAAACCGAAAAGATAATGGAGAGCCACCCTGG CCCCAATTTTGGAATCCGGACGTCGAGACTAGACTGAAGAACTTGTCTGAAGCTATAACTAAGAAGAATGGAACTTACGAAAGTTTATGTGAAAATATTCAAGATGGGAAAAGTGGCCCAGCTTCTGAAGCAAGCAAAAAGGCTTGTAATTTTATTGTTAATGgtttaaaacatatatataacattcAAAAGGGGCAAGACGGCAGCAcacagaagaaagaagacaACCAAATATTCCACCGAACTTTCTCTTGTATCCTACTCAATGCATTGGCAGAtgaaatggagaaaaagtGTTCAGCCATACAGGACGACATAAAGGAAGGCATAAACCATGCCTtccaaaaaagtaaagacaTTAAGGAACAAACACATGCATGCAATAATGAAGGTGATATGTGTCCTGTGTGTGAAAGGGATAAGGACTATTCATCTTGCAGAATACAGAAATCAGACGGgaatacaataaaaaaaagattcgATGATATGCTGAACCCAAATAAGAACAAGGAtccaaaagtgaaggaagttttggaagaaatagagaaaatATGTCCGACTAGGAGAGAACTCAGTAGGAGTGAAACAGGGAACGGGGCGATACCTCCACGCCTCCCCGAACCAGTACCAGCACCTAAGGAGGCAACAGATAACGAACCAAAGCAAACGCAAGCAGGTAAGAGTGCACATCCCTCTAAGGGTACCTCCAGAAAAGTAAACTGCAGCGGCCAGATAGCTGATGCTGGTGCAAATCTTGATGCATGCTTTGATGACGTAAATGATCTATCAATAGAGCCGCCCGTTAGTATCCTGAATGAACATCATGAAGCTACCGGCAAAACTGGTCCCCTTGGTGAATTAGGTACTAAACCGGGCACTACCACTGTAACGGAAATTGTCTCCATCACTAATTCAGGTCCAGGTCTTACCCCTACACATGCAGACTCCCAAACCCCAAGCACCGGAACTGACACCCAAACTCCTTCAGGTTCCGCTGCCGGTACCAGTACTATTTCAACATCTGCAGGTAAAAACACtaagaatgaaaataaaagaaaaaagggaagggtgtacataaaaaaaaaaagaagaaagaaaagaaaagaaaaaataaaataa
- a CDS encoding SICA antigen: protein MKKLKSTQGASGPGSTGTWKPGSSGPGSTGSGSGTGSTGTWNPGSCGTGSTGTWNPGSSGTGYTGTWNPGSSGSGAPGNENTASPRPTPPQATPGIKPQKVANVKKEGVVDSFLPYLPTIPVLIGISATSYLLWKYFFFVRKKRRRHRRAHEVRGPPTLEEQLLHHVDGQDGPHEYTLIKEHKQPRSVPARTKRPKEHADHRPAGPRGVGRRTIIDIHLEVLDECQKGDLQSTIEDFFEILVQEFMGSEFMKKENVPKE from the exons atgaaaaaattaaaaa GTACACAGGGTGCATCTGGTCCTGGTAGTactggaacctggaaacCCGGATCCTCTGGTCCAGGTTCTACTGGTTCCGGTTCCGGTaccggttctacaggaacttGGAATCCTGGTTCTTGCGGTACCGGTTCCactggaacctggaatccTGGTTCTTCCGGTACCGGTTATacaggaacttggaacccaggttcttccggttcaGGTGCACCTGGTAATGAAAACACTGCTAGTCCTAGACCAACACCACCACAAGCAACACCTGGAATTAAACCTCAGAAAGTAGCGAacgtaaagaaggaaggggtggtagattccttccttccttaccttcctaccattcctgttcTAATTGGTATTTCTGCTACGAGCTACCTcctctggaag tatttttttttcgttcgtAAAAAAAGACGACGTCATAGAAGAGCTCATGaagtacgtggtcctccaactttggaagaacaactTCTTCATCATGTGGACGGCcaggatggtccacatgaatatactttaataaaggaacataaacaaccaagatctgttcCAGCGAGAACGAAGAGGCCAAAAGAACATGCTGATCATCGCCCTGCTGGTCCTCGTGGTGTCGGCCGCcgtaccattattgatattcatttagaagtcttagacgaatgtcaaaaaggggatctgCAATCGACGAtagaagacttttttgaaatattggttcaagaatttatgggaagcgaatttatgaagaaagaaaatgttcctaaggaatag